A region from the Lytechinus variegatus isolate NC3 chromosome 6, Lvar_3.0, whole genome shotgun sequence genome encodes:
- the LOC121416727 gene encoding uncharacterized protein LOC121416727, producing MGFGLCNAPATFSRAMNLILRGLTWEIALAFLDDVLVLGKSFEEHLKNLRIVLNRFQQFELKLKPKKCSLFQTKVEFLGRDVDKTGIHLRAEHVQAVQSWPVPKNTREVERFLGLVNYHRVFLKDYAKVAAPLYALTGKQAFKWDEAHQCAFESIKHMLSTAPVLTLPNSTDGFVLDTDASDIALGAELIQIQNGEEKVIAYGSCVLAKEQRRYCVTRKELLAVVLFTRFYRHYLLGKPFLVRTDHSSLRWLLNFKRPEGQIARWIEELSQYDFHIEHRKGNKHVNADALSRIPQPPSTCSCYQLGSKLKDLPCGGCHHCERAHKRWAYFVEEVDDAVPLTKRSQVCEVSMTVPCTSESPLSISPQAKEIGELREIPSDSPPSISPQAKEISELRELTILRCSIPTVSAISLSDISDENFREAQEKETYFGPIRAWLESQTVPSQAEIMLWGAEQKFLWVNRDLLILKDGLLYWKKDEQLFVVVPRALREQIMQVNHDLPSSAHPGCDRTFAKIRQKYFWYHMKDNIQSYVMACPLCNRNKKPDRHQRFPLTRYHAGVPMETVHLDFLGPLPKTTNGNEYILMIVDQFTKWTEVIPLPSQTAEVTARAVVNEFFSRFGYPLQIQTDQGRNFESALFHQLCQLLHIQKTRTTAYGPSANGQVERYNRTLMAAVRCYVDKTQTQWDKYLPQIAGAIRATVNRSTGFTPNRLMLGREVNQPTDLVFPLPSSQERKLPSEFCKELGDAIQTAHDTARKNLHATQRTMKRDYDVRSQMMEN from the exons ATGGGATTCGGACTATGTAATGCCCCCGCGACGTTTTCAAGGGCAATGAATCTCATTTTGCGCGGGCTGACTTGGGAGATCGCTCTCGCATTCTTAGACGACGTCCTGGTCCTTGGAAAGAGCTTTGAAGAACACTTAAAAAATCTTCGGATAGTGCTGAACCGATTTCAACAGTTTGAACTGAAATTGAAGCCAAAGAAGTGTTCTTTATTCCAAACAAAGGTCGAGTTTCTCGGAAGAGACGTCGATAAAACTGGAATTCATCTCAGAGCGGAACATGTCCAGGCCGTTCAATCATGGCCGGTGCCAAAGAACACCCGTGAAGTTGAGCGTTTTTTGGGACTCGTAAACTACCACAGGGTTTTCTTGAAAGACTACGCAAAGGTAGCTGCCCCCTTATACGCACTAACAGGAAAACAAGCATTCAAGTGGGACGAAGCGCACCAGTGTGCTTTCGAATCAATCAAGCACATGCTTAGTACAGCTCCGGTACTTACTCTCCCGAACTCCACTGATGGATTTGTGCTAGACACGGATGCCTCCGATATTGCCCTTGGAGCAGAACTTATACAAATCCAAAATGGTGAGGAAAAAGTGATAGCGTATGGAAGTTGTGTACTTGCCAAGGAACAACGAAGATACTGTGTGACAAGAAAGGAGTTACTAGCGGTTGTTTTGTTTACACGATTCTATCGCCACTATCTACTAGGAAAACCCTTTCTTGTCCGAACGGACCATAGCAGCTTACGATGGCTATTGAACTTCAAGAGACCAGAGGGTCAGATCGCGCGTTGGATCGAAGAATTAAGCCAATATGACTTTCACATTGAGCATCGAAAAGGGAACAAACATGTTAATGCAGATGCGTTATCCAGAATCCCTCAACCTCCCTCCACCTGTAGCTGTTATCAACTAGGTAGTAAGCTGAAGGACCTGCCGTGTGGCGGATGTCATCATTGTGAGCGTGCGCACAAGCGGTGGGCGTACTTCGTTGAGGAAGTGGACGACGCAGTGCCGTTAACCAAACGCTCCCAAGTCTGCGAAGTAAGTATGACGGTACCATGTACAAGTGAGTCTCCGCTCAGCATTTCTCCTCAGGCTAAGGAAATCGGTGAGCTACGAGAAATTCCAAGTGATTCTCCGCCCAGCATTTCTCCCCAGGCTAAGGAAATCAGCGAGCTACGAGAACTCACAATTTTACGGTGTAGCATTCCCACCGTGAGCGCCATTTCACTTTCAGACATCAGCGATGAAAACTTCAGGGAAGCGCAAGAGAAAGAGACCTATTTCGGACCCATACGTGCCTGGCTTGAGTCTCAAACGGTTCCGTCCCAAGCGGAAATCATGCTTTGGGGTGCGGAGCAAAAGTTCTTATGGGTCAATCGGGATCTTCTCATTCTTAAAGATGGTCTACTGTATTGGAAGAAGGATGAACAGCTCTTTGTTGTTGTGCCCCGTGCGCTAAGAGAACAGATTATGCAAGTTAATCATGATCTCCCTTCTTCAGCACATCCTGGTTGTGATCGAACCTTTGCGAAGATACGCCAGAAGTATTTCTGGTATCACATGAAAGACAACATACAGTCGTATGTCATGGCCTGCCCTCTTTGTAATAGGAACAAGAAGCCGGATCGTCATCAGCGTTTTCCCCTTACCCGGTATCATGCCGGTGTTCCAATGGAAACGGTACACCTAGATTTTCTTGGCCCCTTGCCTAAAACTACTAATGGGAATGAGTATATCTTGATGATCGTCGATCAGTTTACTAAATGGACAGAAGTCATTCCCCTACCCTCCCAGACCGCTGAAGTGACAGCGCGGGCAGTAgtaaatgaatttttcagcagGTTCGGTTATCCTCTTCAAATCCAGACCGATCAAGGCCGAAATTTTGAAAGTGCCCTCTTTCATCAGCTATGTCAGTTGTTGCATATTCAAAAGACACGTACCACTGCATACGGACCTTCTGCCAATGGGCAGGTTGAACGTTATAATCGTACATTGATGGCAGCAGTTCGCTGTTACGTCGACAAGACCCAGACGCAGTGGGATAAGTATCTTCCTCAGATCGCCGGAGCTATTAGAGCAACCGTTAACCGCAGCACAGGATTCACACCTAATAGACTCATGCTGGGACGTGAAGTGAATCAGCCCACTGATTTAGTATTTCCTCTTCCCTCCAGCCAGGAACGTAAACTCCCCAGCGAGTTTTGTAAGGAGCTAGGTGATGCAATTCAAACTGCTCATGACACTGCACGGAAAAACCTTCATGCCACCCAGCGAACAATGAAGCGTGATTATGATGTGC GAAGCCAGATGATGGAAAATTGA
- the LOC121416725 gene encoding uncharacterized protein DDB_G0283357-like produces MDDYTSNIREGGEESEEESEEEIEAEGNANVSGGNLHSSKHAPFDRTSSSRNRYENNANVSGGNLHSSKHAPFDRTSSSRNRYENNANVSGGNLHSSKHAPFDRTSSSRNRYENNANVSGGNLHTSEHAPFDRTSSSRNRYENNANVSGGNLHTSEHAPFDRTSSSRNRYENNANVSGGNLHTSEHAPFDRTSSSRNRYENNANVSGGNLHSSEHAPFDRTSSSRNRTSSSRNRYENNPNVSGGNLHTSEHAPFDRTSSSRNRYENNPNASGGNLHTSEHAPFDRTSSSRNRYENNPNVSGGNLHTSEHAPFDRTSSSRNRYENNANVSGGNLHSSEHAPFDRTSSSRNRYENNPNVSGGNLHTSEHAPFDRTSSSRNRYENNPNVSGGNLHTSEHAPFDRTSSSRNRYENNANVSGGNLHSSEHAPFARTSSSRNRYENNANVSGGNLHTSEHAPFDRTSSSRNRTSSSRNRYENNPNVSGGNLHSSEHAPFDRTSSSRNRYENNANVSGGNLHTSEHAPFDRTSSSRNRYENNANVSGGNLHSSEHAPFDRTSSSRNRYENNANVSGGNLHSSEHAPFDRTSSSRNRYESNANVSGGNLHSSEHAPFDRTSSSRNRYENNANVSGGNLHSSEQAPFDRTSSSRNRYESNANVSGGNLHSSEHAPFDRTSSSRNRYENNANVSGGNLHSSEHAPFDRTSSSRNRYENNANVSGGNLHSSEHAPFDRTSSSRNRTSSSRNRYENNANVSGGNLHTSEHAPFDRTSSSRNRYENNANVSGGNLHTSEHAPFDRTSSSRNRYENNPNVSGGNLHTSEHAPFDRTSSSRNRYESNANVSGGNLHSSEHAPFDRTSSSRNRYENNANVSGGNLHTSEHAPFDRTSSSRNRYENNPNVSGGNLHTSEHAPFDRTSSSRNRYENNANVSGGNLHTSEHAPFDRTSSSRNRYENNANVSGGNLHSSEHAPFDRTSSSRNRYENNANVSGGNLHSSEHAPFDRTSSSRNRYENNANVSGGNLHTSEHAPFDRTSSSRNRYENNANVSGGNLHTSEHAPFDRTSSSRNRYENNANVSGGNLHTSEHAPFDRTSSSRNRYENNANVSGGNLHTSEHAPFDRTSSSRNQYENNANVSGGNLHSSEHAPFDRTSSSRNWYENNANVSGGNLHSSEHAPIDRTSSSRNRYENNANVSGGNLHSSEHAPFDRTSSSRNRYENNANVSGGNLHSSEHAPFARTSSSRNRYENNANVSGGNLHSSEHAPFDRTSSSRNRYENNANVSGGNLHSSEHAPFDRTSSSRNRYENNANVSGGNLHSSEHAPFDRTSSSRNRYENNANVSGGNLHSSEHAPFARTSSSRNRYENNANVSGGNLHSSEHAPFDRTSSSRNRYENNANVSGGNLHSSEHAPFARTSSSRNRYENNANVSGGNLHSSEHAPFDRTSSSRNRYENNANVSGGNLHSSEHAPFARTSSSRNRYENNANVSGGNLHSSEHAPFDRTSSSRNRYENNANVSGGNLHSSEHAPFDRTSSSRNRYENNANVSGGNLHSSEHAPFDRTSSSRNRYENNANVSGGNLHSSEHAPFDRTSSSRNRYENNANVSGGNLHSSEHAPFDRTSSSRNRYENNANVSGGNLHSSEHAPFDRTSSSRNRYENNANVSGGNLHSSEHAPFDRTSSSRNRYENNANVSGGNLHSSEHAPFDRTSSSRNRYENNANVSGGNLHSSEHAPFDRTSSSRNRYENNANVSAGNLHSSEHAPFDNL; encoded by the exons ATGGATGATTATACAAGCAATATtagagagggaggggaggaaTCTGAGGAAGAATCTGAGGAGGAGATAGAGGCTGAGGGTAATGCCAATGTTAGTGGGGGTAATCTTCATTCAAGTAAACATGCTCCATTTGATAGAACCTCTAGTAGTCGCAATCGGTATGAGAATAATGCCAATGTTAGTGGGGGTAATCTTCATTCAAGTAAACATGCTCCATTTGATAGAACCTCTAGTAGTCGCAATCGGTATGAGAATAATGCCAATGTTAGTGGGGGTAATCTTCATTCAAGTAAACATGCTCCATTTGATAGAACCTCTAGTAGTCGCAATCGGTATGAGAATAATGCCAATGTTAGTGGGGGTAATCTTCATACAAGTGAACATGCTCCATTTGATAGAACCTCTAGTAGTCGCAATCGGTATGAGAATAATGCCAATGTTAGTGGGGGTAATCTTCATACAAGTGAACATGCTCCATTTGATAGAACCTCTAGTAGTCGCAATCGGTATGAGAATAATGCCAATGTTAGTGGGGGTAATCTTCATACAAGTGAACATGCTCCATTTGATAGAACCTCTAGTAGTCGCAATCGGTATGAGAATAATGCCAATGTTAGTGGGGGTAATCTTCATTCAAGTGAACATGCTCCATTTGATAGAACCTCTAGTAGTCGCAATCG AACCTCTAGTAGTCGCAATCGGTATGAGAATAATCCCAATGTTAGTGGGGGTAACCTTCATACAAGTGAACATGCTCCATTTGATAGAACCTCTAGTAGTCGCAATCGGTATGAGAATAATCCCAATGCTAGTGGGGGTAACCTTCATACAAGTGAACATGCTCCATTTGATAGAACCTCTAGTAGTCGCAATCGGTATGAGAATAATCCCAATGTTAGTGGGGGTAATCTTCATACAAGTGAACATGCTCCATTTGATAGAACCTCTAGTAGTCGCAATCGGTATGAGAATAATGCCAATGTTAGTGGGGGTAATCTTCATTCAAGTGAACATGCTCCATTTGATAGAACCTCTAGTAGTCGCAATCGGTATGAGAATAATCCCAATGTTAGTGGGGGTAATCTTCATACAAGTGAACATGCTCCATTTGATAGAACCTCTAGTAGTCGCAATCGGTATGAGAATAATCCCAATGTTAGTGGGGGTAATCTTCATACAAGTGAACATGCTCCATTTGATAGAACCTCTAGTAGTCGAAATCGGTATGAGAATAATGCCAATGTTAGTGGGGGTAATCTTCATTCAAGTGAACATGCTCCATTCGCGAGAACCTCTAGTAGTCGGAATCGGTATGAGAATAATGCCAATGTTAGTGGGGGTAATCTTCATACAAGTGAACATGCTCCATTTGATAGAACCTCTAGTAGTCGGAATCG AACCTCTAGTAGTCGCAATCGGTATGAGAATAATCCCAATGTTAGTGGGGGTAATCTTCATTCAAGTGAACATGCTCCATTTGATAGAACCTCTAGTAGTCGCAATCGGTATGAGAATAATGCCAATGTTAGTGGGGGTAATCTTCATACAAGTGAACATGCTCCATTTGATAGAACCTCTAGTAGTCGCAATCGGTATGAGAATAATGCCAATGTTAGTGGGGGTAATCTTCATTCAAGTGAACATGCTCCATTTGATAGAACCTCTAGTAGTCGCAATCGGTATGAGAATAATGCCAATGTTAGTGGGGGTAATCTTCATTCAAGTGAACATGCTCCATTTGATAGAACCTCTAGTAGTCGAAATCGGTATGAGAGTAATGCCAATGTTAGTGGGGGTAACCTTCATTCAAGTGAACATGCTCCATTTGATAGAACCTCTAGTAGTCGCAATCGGTATGAGAATAATGCCAATGTTAGTGGGGGTAATCTTCATTCAAGTGAACAGGCTCCATTTGATAGAACCTCTAGTAGTCGAAATCGGTATGAGAGTAATGCCAATGTTAGTGGGGGTAACCTTCATTCAAGTGAACATGCTCCATTTGATAGAACCTCTAGTAGTCGCAATCGGTATGAGAATAATGCCAATGTTAGTGGGGGTAACCTTCATTCAAGTGAACATGCTCCATTTGATAGAACCTCTAGTAGTCGCAATCGGTATGAGAATAATGCCAATGTTAGTGGGGGTAATCTTCATTCAAGTGAACATGCTCCATTTGATAGAACCTCTAGTAGTCGAAATCG AACCTCTAGTAGTCGCAATCGGTATGAGAATAATGCCAATGTTAGTGGGGGTAATCTTCATACAAGTGAACATGCTCCATTTGATAGAACCTCTAGTAGTCGCAATCGGTATGAGAATAATGCCAATGTTAGTGGGGGTAATCTTCATACAAGTGAACATGCTCCATTTGATAGAACCTCTAGTAGTCGCAATCGGTATGAGAATAATCCCAATGTTAGTGGGGGTAATCTTCATACAAGTGAACATGCTCCATTTGATAGAACCTCTAGTAGTCGGAATCGGTATGAGAGTAATGCCAATGTTAGTGGGGGTAACCTTCATTCAAGTGAACATGCTCCATTTGATAGAACCTCTAGTAGTCGAAATCGGTATGAGAATAATGCCAATGTTAGTGGGGGTAATCTTCATACAAGTGAACATGCTCCATTTGATAGAACCTCTAGTAGTCGAAATCGGTATGAGAATAATCCCAATGTTAGTGGGGGTAATCTTCATACAAGTGAACATGCTCCATTTGATAGAACCTCTAGTAGTCGAAATCGGTATGAGAATAATGCCAATGTTAGTGGGGGTAATCTTCATACAAGTGAACATGCTCCATTTGATAGAACCTCTAGTAGTCGAAATCGGTATGAGAATAATGCCAATGTTAGTGGGGGTAATCTTCATTCAAGTGAACATGCTCCATTTGATAGAACCTCTAGTAGTCGAAATCGTTATGAGAATAATGCCAATGTTAGTGGGGGTAACCTTCATTCAAGTGAACATGCTCCATTTGATAGAACCTCTAGTAGTCGAAATCGGTATGAGAATAATGCCAATGTTAGTGGGGGTAATCTTCATACAAGTGAACATGCTCCATTTGATAGAACCTCTAGTAGTCGGAATCGGTATGAGAATAATGCCAATGTTAGTGGGGGTAATCTTCATACAAGTGAACATGCTCCATTTGATAGAACCTCTAGTAGTCGAAATCGGTATGAGAATAATGCCAATGTTAGTGGGGGTAATCTTCATACAAGTGAACATGCTCCATTTGATAGAACCTCTAGTAGTCGGAATCGGTATGAGAATAATGCCAATGTTAGTGGGGGTAATCTTCATACAAGTGAACATGCTCCATTTGATAGAACCTCTAGTAGTCGAAATCAGTATGAGAATAATGCCAATGTTAGTGGGGGTAATCTTCATTCAAGTGAACATGCTCCATTTGATAGAACCTCTAGTAGTCGCAATTGGTATGAGAATAATGCCAATGTTAGTGGGGGTAACCTTCATTCAAGTGAACATGCTCCAATCGATAGAACCTCTAGTAGTCGCAATCGGTATGAGAATAATGCCAATGTTAGTGGGGGTAACCTTCATTCAAGTGAACATGCTCCATTTGATAGAACCTCTAGTAGTCGAAATCGGTATGAGAATAATGCCAATGTTAGTGGGGGTAACCTTCATTCAAGTGAACATGCTCCATTCGCGAGAACCTCTAGTAGTCGCAATCGGTATGAGAATAATGCCAATGTTAGTGGGGGTAATCTTCATTCAAGTGAACATGCTCCATTTGATAGAACCTCTAGTAGTCGCAATCGGTATGAGAATAATGCCAATGTTAGTGGGGGTAACCTTCATTCAAGTGAACATGCTCCATTTGATAGAACCTCTAGTAGTCGCAATCGGTATGAGAATAATGCCAATGTTAGTGGGGGTAACCTTCATTCAAGTGAACATGCTCCATTTGATAGAACCTCTAGTAGTCGCAATCGGTATGAGAATAATGCCAATGTTAGTGGGGGTAACCTTCATTCAAGTGAACATGCTCCATTCGCGAGAACCTCTAGTAGTCGCAATCGGTATGAGAATAATGCCAATGTTAGTGGGGGTAATCTTCATTCAAGTGAACATGCTCCATTTGATAGAACCTCTAGTAGTCGCAATCGGTATGAGAATAATGCCAATGTTAGTGGGGGTAACCTTCATTCAAGTGAACATGCTCCATTCGCGAGAACCTCTAGTAGTCGCAATCGGTATGAGAATAATGCCAATGTTAGTGGGGGTAATCTTCATTCAAGTGAACATGCTCCATTTGATAGAACCTCTAGTAGTCGCAATCGGTATGAGAATAATGCCAATGTTAGTGGGGGTAACCTTCATTCAAGTGAACATGCTCCATTCGCGAGAACCTCTAGTAGTCGCAATCGGTATGAGAATAATGCCAATGTTAGTGGGGGTAATCTTCATTCAAGTGAACATGCTCCATTTGATAGAACCTCTAGTAGTCGCAATCGGTATGAGAATAATGCCAATGTTAGTGGGGGTAACCTTCATTCAAGTGAACATGCTCCATTTGATAGAACCTCTAGTAGTCGCAATCGGTATGAGAATAATGCCAATGTTAGTGGGGGTAACCTTCATTCAAGTGAACATGCTCCATTTGATAGAACCTCTAGTAGTCGCAATCGGTATGAGAATAATGCCAATGTTAGTGGGGGTAATCTTCATTCAAGTGAACATGCTCCATTTGATAGAACCTCTAGTAGTCGCAATCGGTATGAGAATAATGCCAATGTTAGTGGGGGTAATCTTCATTCAAGTGAACATGCTCCATTTGATAGAACCTCTAGTAGTCGCAATCGGTATGAGAATAATGCCAATGTTAGTGGGGGTAATCTTCATTCAAGTGAACATGCTCCATTTGATAGAACCTCTAGTAGTCGAAATCGGTATGAGAATAATGCCAATGTTAGTGGGGGTAACCTTCATTCAAGTGAACATGCTCCATTTGATAGAACCTCTAGTAGTCGCAATCGGTATGAGAATAATGCCAATGTTAGTGGGGGTAATCTTCATTCAAGTGAACATGCTCCATTTGATAGAACCTCTAGTAGTCGCAATCGGTATGAGAATAATGCCAATGTTAGTGGGGGTAATCTTCATTCAAGTGAACATGCTCCATTTGATAGAACCTCTAGTAGTCGCAATCGGTATGAGAATAATGCCAATGTTAGTGCAGGTAATCTTCATTCAAGTGAACATGCTCCATTTGATAACCTCTAG